In Gammaproteobacteria bacterium, a single window of DNA contains:
- a CDS encoding MoaD/ThiS family protein: MQISIEFYASLMKYLPPGKSRFRREIKVDQGLKLARLIEQFHISPEEAHLVLVNGLFVCGEDRAGCELVEGDVVSIWPPVAGG; the protein is encoded by the coding sequence ATGCAGATCAGCATCGAGTTTTATGCATCGTTGATGAAATACCTGCCGCCGGGTAAGAGCCGTTTCAGACGCGAAATAAAGGTCGACCAGGGGCTCAAGCTCGCCCGCCTGATTGAACAGTTTCATATCTCGCCCGAGGAGGCACATCTGGTGCTCGTTAACGGGTTATTCGTCTGTGGCGAAGATCGCGCGGGGTGCGAACTGGTTGAAGGCGACGTCGTCTCGATCTGGCCGCCAGTTGCG